From Afipia carboxidovorans OM5, one genomic window encodes:
- the ftsH gene encoding ATP-dependent zinc metalloprotease FtsH, with amino-acid sequence MNANLRNFGLWVIIVLLLLALFTLFQNPTQRAASQDISFSQLLTEVDQNRVRDVVIQGPEIHGTLTNGTTFQTYAPSDPTLVKRLYDAKVSITAKPQGDNVPWFVSLLVSWLPFIALIGVWIFLSRQMQGGAGKAMGFGKSRAKMLTEAHGRVTFEDVAGVDEAKQDLQEIVEFLRDPGKFQRLGGRIPRGVLLVGPPGTGKTLIARAVAGEANVPFFTISGSDFVEMFVGVGASRVRDMFEQAKKNAPCIIFIDEIDAVGRHRGAGLGGGNDEREQTLNQLLVEMDGFEANEGVILIAATNRPDVLDPALLRPGRFDRQVVVPNPDVVGREQILKVHVRKVPLAPDINLKTIARGTPGFSGADLMNLVNEAALTAARRNKRMVTQAEFEEAKDKVMMGAERKSLVMSEEEKMLTAYHEGGHAIVGLNVPATDPIHKATIIPRGRALGMVMQLPERDKMSMSLEQMTSRLAIMMGGRVAEEMIFGRNKVTSGASSDIEQATRLARMMVTRWGLSDELGTVAYGENNDEVFLGMQVNRQQNVSEATAQKIDSEVKRLVEEGYNEATRILTEKRDDLETLAKGLLEFETLTGDEITDLLNGKKPNRESVLEPATPRTSAVPPTGKPRPRPDAGMEPQPQA; translated from the coding sequence ATGAACGCCAACCTGCGTAATTTTGGCCTGTGGGTCATTATCGTCCTCCTGCTGCTTGCGCTGTTCACGCTGTTTCAGAACCCGACCCAGCGCGCGGCGTCCCAGGACATTTCATTTTCGCAGCTCCTGACCGAGGTCGATCAGAACCGCGTGCGCGATGTCGTCATTCAAGGTCCGGAGATTCACGGCACCCTGACGAACGGCACTACGTTCCAGACCTATGCGCCGAGCGACCCGACGCTGGTGAAGCGTCTGTACGATGCCAAGGTGTCGATCACCGCGAAGCCGCAGGGCGACAACGTGCCGTGGTTCGTGTCGCTCCTGGTGTCGTGGCTGCCGTTCATCGCGCTGATCGGCGTCTGGATTTTCCTGTCGCGGCAGATGCAGGGCGGCGCCGGCAAGGCGATGGGCTTTGGCAAGTCGCGCGCCAAGATGCTGACCGAGGCGCATGGCCGCGTCACCTTCGAGGACGTCGCGGGTGTCGATGAGGCGAAGCAGGACTTGCAGGAGATCGTCGAGTTCCTGCGCGACCCGGGCAAGTTCCAGCGGCTCGGCGGACGGATTCCGCGCGGCGTGCTGCTCGTCGGCCCGCCCGGCACCGGTAAGACCCTGATCGCGCGTGCGGTCGCGGGCGAAGCCAACGTGCCGTTCTTCACCATTTCCGGTTCCGACTTCGTCGAGATGTTCGTCGGCGTTGGCGCTTCGCGCGTCCGCGATATGTTCGAGCAGGCGAAGAAGAACGCGCCGTGTATCATCTTCATCGACGAAATCGACGCGGTCGGCCGCCATCGCGGCGCCGGCCTCGGCGGCGGCAATGACGAGCGCGAGCAGACGCTGAACCAGTTGCTGGTCGAGATGGACGGCTTCGAGGCGAACGAGGGCGTGATCCTGATCGCCGCGACCAACCGCCCCGACGTGCTCGATCCCGCGCTGCTGCGTCCCGGCCGCTTTGACCGTCAGGTCGTGGTGCCGAACCCGGACGTCGTCGGCCGCGAGCAGATCCTCAAGGTTCATGTCCGCAAGGTGCCGCTGGCGCCCGATATCAACCTCAAGACCATCGCGCGCGGCACGCCGGGCTTCTCCGGCGCCGACCTGATGAACCTCGTCAACGAGGCTGCACTCACCGCGGCCCGCCGCAACAAGCGGATGGTGACGCAGGCGGAGTTCGAGGAGGCCAAGGACAAGGTGATGATGGGCGCCGAGCGCAAATCGCTCGTCATGTCCGAGGAAGAGAAGATGCTGACGGCCTATCACGAGGGCGGCCACGCCATCGTCGGCCTCAACGTGCCCGCGACCGATCCGATCCACAAGGCGACGATCATTCCGCGCGGCCGTGCCCTCGGCATGGTCATGCAGTTGCCCGAGCGCGACAAGATGTCGATGTCGCTCGAGCAGATGACCTCGCGTCTCGCCATCATGATGGGCGGCCGCGTCGCCGAGGAGATGATCTTCGGCCGTAACAAGGTCACGTCCGGTGCATCGTCGGACATTGAGCAGGCCACGCGGCTCGCCCGCATGATGGTGACGCGCTGGGGTCTGTCGGACGAACTCGGCACTGTGGCTTATGGCGAGAACAATGACGAAGTGTTCCTTGGCATGCAGGTTAATCGCCAGCAGAACGTCTCGGAGGCCACCGCGCAGAAGATCGACTCGGAAGTGAAGCGTCTCGTCGAGGAAGGTTACAACGAGGCGACGCGAATTCTGACCGAGAAGCGCGACGATCTCGAAACGCTGGCCAAGGGCCTCTTGGAATTCGAAACGCTGACCGGCGACGAGATCACCGATCTTCTCAACGGCAAGAAGCCGAATCGCGAGTCGGTGCTTGAACCGGCGACGCCCCGCACCTCGGCAGTGCCGCCGACCGGCAAGCCGCGTCCGCGCCCCGATGCCGGGATGGAGCCGCAGCCGCAGGCCTAA
- the ybgF gene encoding tol-pal system protein YbgF, producing the protein MSSRLRIVAGAGLACAWLALPLTAPMAHAQGYDTDPQMEIDRLSDQLRKLTGQNEELQHRNRILEEQLRQLQGGAAPAPGRGPAPPSQPPQQTQPYQGQPYQGQQPYQAQPQQSPYQGEQGAPQSAPYSDGPVQSPRGGNRGDAFDPSQNPNAPGAPRPLGSMRGQSNFVEPSTQPGAQPGAPMSLESPGGMAAPSAPPAAGGGSITTAPPTQSPKDEFDLGIGYMQRKDYALAEETMRNFTTKYPSDRLVGDAQYWLGESLYQRKQYREAAEAFLAVTSKYDKSAKAPDALLRLGESLAALKEKDAACAAFGEVARKYPRASSGVKQGVARGQKRIGC; encoded by the coding sequence ATGTCGTCGAGATTGAGAATTGTTGCCGGTGCGGGTTTGGCCTGCGCGTGGCTTGCGTTGCCGCTGACAGCGCCGATGGCGCATGCACAGGGTTACGATACCGATCCGCAAATGGAGATTGATCGTCTGTCCGATCAGTTGCGCAAACTGACGGGCCAGAACGAAGAGTTGCAGCATCGCAACCGGATTCTCGAAGAGCAGCTTCGCCAGTTGCAGGGTGGTGCCGCGCCCGCCCCGGGGCGTGGGCCGGCACCCCCAAGCCAGCCGCCGCAGCAGACGCAGCCTTATCAAGGCCAGCCTTATCAAGGTCAGCAGCCGTATCAGGCGCAGCCGCAGCAGTCTCCGTATCAGGGCGAGCAGGGTGCGCCGCAGTCCGCGCCTTACAGCGACGGCCCGGTGCAATCGCCGCGCGGCGGCAACCGCGGCGATGCATTCGACCCGAGCCAGAATCCGAATGCGCCCGGCGCGCCACGGCCGCTCGGCAGCATGCGTGGACAATCCAATTTCGTTGAGCCGAGTACGCAACCGGGTGCACAGCCGGGTGCGCCGATGAGTCTGGAATCCCCGGGCGGTATGGCCGCGCCTTCCGCGCCGCCGGCCGCTGGCGGTGGCAGCATCACCACGGCCCCGCCGACGCAATCGCCGAAGGACGAGTTCGATCTCGGCATCGGCTACATGCAGCGTAAGGATTACGCGCTTGCCGAAGAGACGATGCGTAACTTTACGACGAAATATCCGAGTGACCGCCTCGTCGGCGATGCGCAATACTGGCTCGGTGAGAGCCTGTATCAGCGCAAGCAGTATCGCGAGGCGGCGGAGGCGTTTCTGGCCGTGACCTCGAAATACGACAAGTCGGCCAAGGCGCCGGATGCGCTGCTGCGGCTCGGTGAATCGCTCGCCGCACTGAAGGAAAAGGATGCGGCCTGTGCAGCGTTCGGTGAAGTCGCGCGGAAATATCCGCGGGCATCGAGCGGCGTGAAGCAAGGTGTCGCGCGTGGACAGAAACGTATCGGCTGCTGA
- a CDS encoding MFS transporter produces the protein MPDPLKGESPSAAALPRRTRLRDIPGGIWALGFVSMLMDISSEMIHALLPVYLMTVLGTSALAVGVIEGVAEATASIMKVFSGALSDRLGKRKWLAAFGYGLAALTKPIFPLASSVGWLVAARFIDRIGKGIRGAPRDALVADIAPAHLRGASFGLRQSLDTIGAFLGPGLAIGLMWLTANHFQTVFWIAVIPAVLSVLLIIFAVHDPERDGTARAVHSPLSVEAMRRLGAAYWITVAISTVFTLARFSEAFLILKAQAVGMPIFLVPLVLVLMNVVYALTSYPIGVLSDRMSRVDLLAFGLVVLVVADIVLGFTTSLIGVAFGVALWGLHMGCTQGVVAALVADTAPAELRGTAFGVVNLLGGVMLLAASVLAGLLWDQTGAQGTFLAGAGFSVAALAGIVLVRNRLPHR, from the coding sequence ATGCCCGACCCCTTGAAGGGAGAGAGCCCGTCCGCGGCCGCCTTGCCCCGGCGGACCCGGCTGCGGGATATCCCCGGCGGGATCTGGGCGCTCGGCTTCGTCTCGATGCTGATGGACATCTCCTCGGAGATGATCCACGCGCTGCTGCCGGTCTATCTGATGACCGTGCTCGGCACGTCCGCACTTGCGGTCGGTGTGATCGAGGGCGTGGCGGAGGCCACCGCCTCGATCATGAAGGTGTTTTCCGGCGCGCTGTCGGATCGGCTCGGCAAGCGCAAATGGCTGGCCGCGTTCGGCTATGGCCTCGCTGCGCTAACCAAGCCGATCTTTCCGCTTGCGTCGTCGGTCGGCTGGCTCGTCGCCGCGCGTTTCATCGATCGCATCGGCAAGGGCATTCGCGGCGCGCCGCGTGACGCGCTGGTGGCAGATATTGCGCCGGCCCATTTGCGAGGGGCGAGCTTCGGCCTGCGGCAGTCGCTCGACACCATCGGTGCGTTTCTCGGGCCGGGTCTCGCCATCGGTCTGATGTGGCTCACCGCGAACCATTTCCAGACGGTGTTCTGGATTGCCGTCATCCCGGCAGTGCTGTCGGTGCTGCTGATTATTTTCGCGGTTCATGATCCGGAACGCGACGGCACCGCGCGTGCGGTTCATTCTCCACTCAGCGTCGAGGCGATGCGGCGGCTTGGTGCGGCGTACTGGATCACGGTCGCGATCAGCACCGTATTCACGCTCGCCCGCTTCAGCGAGGCGTTTCTCATCCTGAAGGCACAGGCCGTCGGCATGCCGATCTTTCTGGTGCCGCTCGTGCTCGTGCTGATGAACGTCGTCTATGCGCTGACCTCCTATCCGATCGGCGTCCTGTCGGACCGGATGAGTCGCGTCGATCTGCTGGCGTTCGGGCTTGTGGTGCTTGTCGTTGCAGACATTGTGCTTGGATTTACGACCAGCCTTATCGGAGTTGCGTTCGGCGTTGCACTGTGGGGCCTGCATATGGGCTGCACGCAAGGCGTGGTGGCGGCTCTCGTTGCCGATACCGCACCGGCTGAATTGCGCGGCACCGCCTTCGGCGTCGTCAATTTGCTCGGTGGCGTGATGCTGCTTGCGGCGAGTGTGCTGGCCGGGCTGTTGTGGGATCAGACCGGGGCGCAGGGCACGTTTCTCGCCGGTGCGGGCTTCTCCGTTGCAGCCTTGGCGGGCATCGTGCTGGTCCGCAACCGCCTGCCACATCGCTGA
- a CDS encoding FAD-linked oxidase C-terminal domain-containing protein, whose product MTIKMPAPDEGILARRDEIIAALREIVPGEGVIDSEREMMPYESDALTAYRQPPMVVVLPDTTEQVAQVLKYCYDNGIRVVPRGNGTSLSGGSFPLADGVLLGLSKFKRVREIDFDNRVAVVEPGMTNLAVSEAVAHEGFYYAPDPSSQIACSIGGNIAENSGGVHSLKYGLTTNNVLGCEFVLITGEILRIGGRAPENDGYDLMGIITGSEGLLGVVTEITVRILKKPETARALMVGFAEVEAAGECVARIIGAGIIPGGMEMMDKDAIHAAEAFVKAGYPLDVEALLIIELDGPSIEVDELIRRVEAIALDCRSTTCQISNSEQERLLFWAGRKAAFPAVGRLSPDYLCMDGTIPRGKLPEALAGIRELGKKYGLRCANVFHAGDGNLHPLILYDANVADEMQRAEDFGADILRLCVKLGGVLSGEHGIGVEKRDLMPEMLSDIDLAHHQRIKCAFDAKGLLNPGKMFPTLHRCAELGRMHVHGGKLPFPDIPRF is encoded by the coding sequence ATGACGATCAAGATGCCTGCGCCCGATGAGGGCATTCTCGCCCGCCGTGATGAGATCATCGCTGCCTTGCGCGAGATCGTGCCCGGCGAGGGCGTGATCGATAGTGAACGGGAAATGATGCCCTACGAGTCGGATGCACTGACCGCCTATCGTCAGCCGCCGATGGTCGTGGTGCTGCCCGATACCACTGAGCAGGTCGCGCAGGTCCTGAAGTATTGCTACGACAACGGCATCCGCGTGGTGCCGCGCGGCAACGGCACCTCGCTGTCGGGCGGCTCGTTCCCGCTTGCGGACGGCGTGCTGCTCGGGCTGTCGAAGTTCAAGCGCGTGCGCGAGATCGATTTTGACAACCGCGTCGCGGTGGTCGAGCCCGGCATGACCAACCTCGCGGTGAGTGAGGCGGTTGCGCATGAGGGCTTCTATTATGCGCCGGACCCGTCCTCGCAGATCGCCTGTTCGATCGGCGGCAACATCGCGGAGAATTCCGGCGGCGTGCACTCCCTGAAATACGGCCTCACTACCAACAACGTGCTGGGCTGCGAGTTCGTGCTGATCACCGGCGAGATTCTGCGCATCGGCGGCCGCGCACCGGAGAACGACGGCTACGACCTGATGGGCATCATCACGGGCTCGGAAGGTCTTCTCGGTGTCGTCACCGAGATCACCGTACGCATCCTCAAGAAGCCGGAAACCGCACGCGCGCTGATGGTCGGTTTCGCCGAAGTGGAAGCCGCGGGCGAATGCGTCGCGCGGATCATCGGCGCGGGCATCATTCCCGGCGGCATGGAGATGATGGACAAGGACGCGATCCATGCCGCGGAAGCGTTCGTGAAGGCGGGCTATCCGCTCGACGTCGAGGCGCTGCTCATCATCGAACTCGACGGCCCGAGCATCGAGGTCGACGAACTGATCCGCCGTGTCGAGGCGATCGCGCTCGATTGCCGTTCCACCACCTGCCAGATATCGAACTCCGAGCAGGAGCGGCTTCTGTTCTGGGCCGGGCGCAAGGCCGCGTTCCCCGCAGTTGGTCGGCTGTCGCCGGATTATCTCTGCATGGACGGCACCATTCCGCGCGGCAAGCTGCCGGAAGCGCTCGCCGGCATCCGCGAGCTTGGCAAGAAATACGGCCTGCGCTGCGCCAACGTGTTCCACGCGGGCGACGGCAATCTGCATCCGCTGATCCTGTACGATGCCAACGTCGCTGACGAGATGCAGCGGGCGGAGGATTTCGGTGCCGATATTCTGCGGCTGTGCGTGAAGCTCGGCGGCGTCCTCAGCGGCGAGCACGGCATTGGCGTCGAGAAGCGCGACCTGATGCCGGAAATGTTGAGCGACATCGATCTCGCTCATCACCAGCGCATCAAGTGCGCGTTCGATGCCAAGGGGCTGCTCAACCCCGGCAAGATGTTCCCGACGCTGCATCGCTGCGCCGAACTGGGGCGGATGCATGTGCACGGCGGCAAGCTGCCATTCCCCGACATTCCGAGGTTCTGA
- the pal gene encoding peptidoglycan-associated lipoprotein Pal, which produces MFSQMRILQGFKLAAVLVVALSVGACANKNGDLNGSGMAGAATPGSQQDFVVNVGDRVFFESDQTELSQQAINTLEKQAQWLQQYPRYTFTIEGHADERGTREYNIALGAKRAQSVRNFLASRGINPSRMRTISYGKERPVAVCNDISCWSQNRRAVTVLNASS; this is translated from the coding sequence ATGTTCTCCCAAATGCGTATCCTCCAAGGATTCAAATTGGCGGCCGTGCTGGTCGTCGCCCTGTCGGTCGGCGCTTGCGCCAACAAGAACGGCGACTTGAACGGCAGCGGCATGGCCGGCGCAGCAACGCCAGGCAGCCAGCAGGATTTCGTGGTCAATGTCGGCGACCGCGTGTTCTTCGAAAGCGACCAGACCGAGCTGTCGCAGCAGGCGATCAACACCCTCGAAAAGCAGGCGCAGTGGCTGCAGCAGTATCCCCGCTACACTTTCACCATCGAGGGTCACGCCGACGAGCGCGGCACGCGCGAATACAACATCGCGCTCGGTGCCAAGCGTGCCCAGTCGGTCCGCAACTTCCTCGCTTCGCGCGGCATCAACCCGAGCCGCATGCGCACGATCTCCTACGGCAAGGAACGGCCGGTTGCAGTGTGTAATGACATCTCCTGCTGGTCGCAGAACCGCCGCGCTGTAACGGTGCTGAACGCGAGTTCGTAA
- a CDS encoding TetR/AcrR family transcriptional regulator: protein MVYRRTHQVVKRLEARRAAILAAARETAAEGGMAAVQIAPVAARANVAAGTVYRYFPSKADLISELIADVSDRELIAIRRAADAAPGPSSALAAAITTVAVHVVSHRKLAWGILAEPVDVDVTASRLMSRRAISAEIEGRIEAAIKAGHLPAQDTALTATALIGALHEALVGPLAVDATGDEAKLREAVQNISLFALRAAGVLDARARGLVVQAVLPIRMAAGG, encoded by the coding sequence ATGGTTTATCGCCGCACACATCAGGTCGTGAAGCGCCTGGAAGCGCGTCGCGCCGCAATCCTGGCCGCTGCCCGCGAAACCGCGGCCGAAGGCGGCATGGCGGCGGTGCAGATCGCGCCCGTCGCCGCCCGCGCCAATGTCGCGGCGGGAACGGTCTATCGCTATTTCCCCTCCAAGGCCGACCTGATCTCGGAATTGATTGCCGATGTCTCCGATCGGGAACTGATAGCGATCCGCCGCGCGGCCGATGCGGCGCCCGGTCCGTCCTCAGCACTGGCGGCGGCAATCACCACCGTCGCCGTTCATGTCGTGTCGCACCGCAAGCTCGCCTGGGGCATTCTCGCCGAGCCGGTGGACGTCGATGTCACCGCCTCGCGCCTGATGAGCCGCCGCGCGATCTCGGCCGAGATCGAGGGGCGGATCGAAGCCGCGATCAAGGCAGGGCATTTGCCCGCTCAGGATACCGCGCTGACGGCAACCGCGCTGATCGGCGCGCTGCATGAAGCGCTGGTCGGCCCGCTTGCAGTCGATGCGACGGGCGACGAGGCGAAACTGCGCGAAGCCGTGCAGAACATTTCGCTGTTCGCACTGCGCGCGGCCGGCGTGCTTGATGCGCGCGCGCGGGGCCTTGTGGTGCAGGCGGTGCTGCCGATACGGATGGCCGCAGGCGGCTGA
- the tilS gene encoding tRNA lysidine(34) synthetase TilS: protein MSRVDRNVSAAEPISAQEARQLFAGWKNLPALVLAVSGGPDSVALLWLAARWRRSLKKGPDLLAVTVDHGLRAAAAHEAREVKRLASALGIAHRTLTWRGTKPKTGVPEAAREARYELLARAARSASAVAIATAHTQDDQAETILMRLTRGSGLTGLAGMAAQSERHGVALLRPLLDVPKARLVATLNRAKIAYANDPTNHDPAYTRSRLRAMMPVLASEGADAHTFARLAMRLSRADAALERMTDGAERYLRLRGGGGEGFDAALFATLTEEIQVRLLRRALAAHVSVHAPELGQIEALLRGMAEAEREGRRFKRSLGGMTVGVEKGRLVVRAAPPRRTR, encoded by the coding sequence GTGTCGCGCGTGGACAGAAACGTATCGGCTGCTGAGCCGATCTCAGCGCAGGAGGCCCGGCAGCTCTTTGCCGGATGGAAGAACCTTCCGGCGCTGGTGCTCGCCGTGTCCGGCGGGCCGGATAGCGTGGCGCTGTTGTGGCTTGCGGCACGCTGGCGCCGGTCGCTGAAGAAAGGTCCCGATCTTCTCGCCGTCACTGTCGATCACGGCCTGCGCGCGGCGGCGGCGCATGAGGCGCGCGAGGTGAAGCGGCTGGCCTCCGCGCTCGGGATTGCCCATCGCACTTTGACATGGCGCGGCACCAAGCCGAAGACCGGCGTGCCGGAGGCGGCGCGCGAGGCGCGTTACGAATTGCTCGCCCGCGCGGCGCGTTCGGCCTCGGCGGTTGCGATTGCGACCGCCCATACTCAGGACGATCAGGCGGAAACCATTCTGATGCGTCTCACGCGTGGCAGCGGCCTCACCGGGCTCGCCGGCATGGCAGCGCAGTCGGAGCGTCACGGCGTTGCGCTGCTGCGTCCGCTTCTCGATGTGCCGAAAGCCCGGCTCGTTGCGACGCTCAATCGCGCAAAGATCGCTTACGCCAACGATCCGACCAATCACGACCCGGCCTATACGCGCTCGCGGCTGCGCGCGATGATGCCGGTGCTCGCCTCCGAGGGCGCGGATGCCCACACCTTTGCGCGGCTGGCGATGCGGCTGTCGCGTGCCGATGCGGCGCTCGAGCGGATGACCGATGGCGCGGAGCGCTATCTGCGGCTGCGCGGCGGAGGCGGCGAGGGGTTTGACGCCGCGCTGTTTGCGACCCTGACGGAGGAGATCCAGGTGCGGCTGCTGCGGCGTGCGCTCGCCGCCCATGTCTCGGTTCATGCGCCGGAACTCGGACAGATCGAGGCGCTGCTGCGCGGCATGGCGGAGGCGGAGCGCGAGGGCCGCAGGTTCAAGCGCAGCCTCGGCGGTATGACCGTGGGTGTCGAAAAGGGTCGTCTCGTCGTCCGCGCGGCACCGCCGCGCCGCACGCGGTGA
- a CDS encoding cell envelope integrity protein TolA yields MKIDRTLAASVALHALVIGWGLVSFSTRMYETSPEESLPVDIISADQLAKVTQGIKTGKKEVTKPLVEKVAEPSPPQDDPVGKVDDKKQTVVTDAAPEPPPKPVEKPVEKKPDPPKPVAQEKPKEETKPAEKKPDPAKVDPIAEALKKEQAKKPAPKEQAKAAPPKPPEPKRDRVFDQSKIAALLDKRDPSRRSVTGSELNSQAALGLSHGRAADNSATWGAMFKSQVERCWKKPYGGIEAQQIEASFDIRLKRDGTLEAMPVPLPGSNSPYFRVYQESARRAIIECQPYKLPAAYFEEWKFFEPVFTERTS; encoded by the coding sequence GTGAAGATCGACCGGACCCTCGCTGCGTCTGTCGCTTTGCACGCTCTGGTGATCGGCTGGGGACTCGTGTCGTTCTCGACCAGGATGTACGAGACGAGCCCGGAGGAATCCCTGCCGGTCGATATCATTTCCGCCGACCAGCTCGCCAAGGTCACGCAGGGCATCAAGACCGGCAAGAAGGAAGTGACGAAGCCGCTCGTCGAGAAGGTCGCCGAGCCGTCTCCGCCGCAGGACGATCCGGTCGGCAAGGTCGACGACAAGAAGCAGACGGTCGTGACCGACGCGGCACCCGAGCCGCCGCCGAAGCCGGTGGAGAAGCCGGTCGAGAAGAAGCCCGATCCGCCGAAGCCCGTCGCGCAGGAAAAGCCGAAGGAAGAAACCAAGCCCGCTGAGAAGAAGCCCGATCCTGCCAAGGTCGATCCGATCGCGGAAGCCTTGAAGAAGGAGCAGGCGAAAAAGCCCGCGCCGAAGGAGCAGGCCAAGGCCGCGCCACCGAAGCCGCCCGAGCCGAAGCGCGACCGCGTGTTCGATCAGTCGAAGATCGCAGCGTTGCTCGACAAGCGCGATCCCTCGCGCCGCTCTGTCACCGGCTCGGAATTGAATTCGCAGGCGGCACTCGGCCTCTCGCACGGGCGCGCGGCCGATAACTCCGCGACCTGGGGCGCGATGTTCAAGAGTCAGGTCGAGCGGTGCTGGAAGAAGCCTTACGGCGGCATCGAAGCGCAGCAGATCGAGGCGAGCTTCGATATCCGTTTGAAGCGCGACGGCACGCTCGAGGCGATGCCGGTGCCGCTGCCGGGCAGCAACTCGCCTTACTTCCGCGTCTATCAGGAAAGCGCGCGGCGCGCGATTATCGAATGCCAGCCTTATAAACTGCCGGCGGCGTATTTTGAGGAATGGAAATTCTTCGAGCCGGTCTTCACCGAACGGACCTCTTGA
- the tolR gene encoding protein TolR, whose protein sequence is MGMSMGGAAGGGGRRRHQRGAVMAEINVTPMVDVMLVLLIIFMVSAPLLTVGVPLDLPQTAAKSLDQDKEPLTLSVQVSGKIFLNNTEITTDELIPKLKAITEARGGTEERIFVRGDTKADYGTIMKVMGRLSSAGFKRVALVTEVEQGG, encoded by the coding sequence ATGGGCATGAGCATGGGCGGAGCAGCGGGCGGCGGCGGACGACGTCGCCATCAGCGTGGTGCCGTCATGGCCGAGATCAACGTCACGCCGATGGTGGACGTGATGCTGGTGCTGCTCATCATCTTCATGGTGTCGGCGCCGCTGCTTACGGTCGGCGTGCCGCTCGATCTGCCGCAGACTGCGGCCAAGAGCCTCGATCAGGACAAGGAGCCGCTCACGCTGTCGGTGCAGGTCAGCGGCAAGATCTTCCTCAACAACACCGAGATCACGACGGACGAACTCATTCCCAAACTCAAGGCGATCACCGAGGCGCGCGGCGGCACCGAAGAGCGCATCTTCGTGCGCGGCGACACCAAGGCCGACTATGGCACCATCATGAAGGTGATGGGGCGCCTGTCGTCGGCCGGCTTCAAGCGCGTTGCTCTCGTCACCGAGGTCGAGCAGGGGGGCTGA
- the tolB gene encoding Tol-Pal system beta propeller repeat protein TolB — protein sequence MNNDDVFPTPFILTRRQMLGGAATAGLMMAAPFDRAFGQARVRINEGNFQPIPIAIPNFVAGGQADNEVSTGIASVITNNLRRSGLFAPIDQAAYIERISNIDVAPQFQNWRQINAQALVTGRATRQGDGRLKAEFRLWDVPAAQQLTGQQYFTSPESWRRVAHIISDQIYERLTGEKGYFDSRVVFVDETGPKDRRVKRLAMMDQDGANVRYLTRGADLVLTPRFSPTTQEITYMEFGGGDPRVYLFNVETGQREIVGNFPGMSFAPRFSPDGQRIIMSLQQGGNSNLYVMDLRSKSTTRLTDTPAIDTSPSYAPDSSRICFESDRGGKPQIYVMGANGGAAQRISFGDGSYSTPVWSPRGDYIAFTKQGGGQFAIGIMKPDGSGERILTSGYHNEGPTFAPNGRVLMFFRDLGGGPNLYTVDISGRNELKVPTPGFASDPAWSPLLS from the coding sequence ATGAATAACGACGACGTTTTTCCGACCCCTTTCATTCTGACGCGTCGGCAGATGCTTGGCGGCGCCGCAACGGCGGGCCTGATGATGGCTGCGCCTTTCGACCGGGCTTTCGGTCAGGCGCGCGTGCGCATCAATGAAGGCAACTTCCAGCCGATCCCGATCGCGATTCCGAATTTCGTCGCGGGTGGACAGGCTGACAACGAAGTCAGCACCGGCATCGCTTCGGTCATCACCAACAATTTGCGTCGCAGCGGCCTGTTCGCGCCGATCGATCAGGCGGCCTATATCGAGCGTATCTCCAACATCGACGTCGCGCCGCAGTTTCAGAACTGGCGGCAGATTAATGCGCAGGCGCTCGTCACCGGCCGCGCGACGCGGCAGGGCGACGGCCGCCTCAAGGCTGAGTTTCGTCTTTGGGACGTGCCGGCGGCGCAGCAGCTCACCGGCCAGCAATATTTCACCTCGCCGGAATCCTGGCGGCGCGTGGCGCACATCATTTCCGACCAGATCTATGAGCGCCTCACCGGCGAGAAAGGATACTTCGACAGCCGTGTGGTGTTCGTCGACGAGACCGGCCCGAAGGACCGGCGCGTCAAGCGGCTCGCGATGATGGATCAGGATGGCGCCAACGTGCGCTATCTCACGCGTGGCGCCGACCTCGTGCTGACGCCGCGGTTCTCGCCGACCACGCAGGAAATCACCTACATGGAATTCGGCGGCGGCGATCCGCGCGTTTATCTGTTCAATGTCGAGACCGGCCAGCGCGAGATCGTCGGCAACTTCCCCGGCATGTCGTTCGCGCCGCGGTTCTCGCCCGATGGCCAGCGCATCATCATGAGCCTGCAGCAGGGCGGCAACTCCAACCTCTATGTGATGGACCTGCGCTCGAAATCGACGACGCGCCTCACCGATACGCCGGCGATCGATACCTCGCCGTCCTATGCCCCGGATAGTTCGCGCATCTGCTTCGAGAGCGATCGTGGCGGCAAGCCGCAGATCTATGTGATGGGCGCGAACGGCGGCGCCGCTCAGCGCATCTCGTTCGGCGATGGCAGCTATTCGACGCCGGTGTGGTCGCCGCGCGGCGACTATATCGCCTTTACCAAGCAGGGCGGCGGGCAGTTCGCCATCGGCATCATGAAGCCGGACGGTTCGGGCGAGCGCATCCTCACCTCGGGCTATCATAATGAAGGTCCGACGTTCGCGCCGAACGGCCGCGTGCTGATGTTCTTCCGCGATCTCGGCGGCGGGCCGAACCTCTACACGGTGGATATTTCCGGCCGCAATGAACTCAAGGTTCCGACGCCGGGCTTCGCCTCCGATCCTGCCTGGTCGCCGCTCCTGTCCTGA